A genomic segment from Vagococcus zengguangii encodes:
- a CDS encoding PTS sugar transporter subunit IIA, which yields MADIIITGHGNFAQGMKHAVEMIMGEQEKIKEIPFIGEEPLESFSNNLKQSVNTSLENNQEIIVFTDLKGGTPFNQSMLLHMESSGIYVVGGTNLAMLIEAISLNMSEMKTEIILEKVINSSKDSIYSSLDFSK from the coding sequence ATGGCGGATATCATTATAACAGGACACGGTAATTTTGCACAGGGGATGAAGCATGCAGTTGAGATGATTATGGGTGAACAAGAAAAAATAAAAGAAATTCCTTTTATAGGGGAAGAACCTTTAGAAAGTTTTTCTAATAATCTTAAGCAATCAGTTAATACTTCTTTAGAAAACAATCAAGAAATAATTGTTTTTACTGATTTAAAGGGTGGCACACCATTTAATCAATCGATGTTATTGCATATGGAAAGTTCTGGAATTTATGTAGTGGGTGGTACCAATTTGGCAATGTTAATAGAGGCAATCAGTTTAAATATGTCAGAAATGAAAACTGAAATAATTCTTGAAAAAGTGATTAATTCTTCGAAAGATAGTATTTATTCCAGTTTAGATTTTAGTAAATAA
- a CDS encoding SIS domain-containing protein gives MFFKTDEELTDLGALITTREIEQQPKLWQETFDIYQKNQEEINKFINDFAKESQQKVRVVFTGAGTSAYVGDVVKPHLVRYGDNERFIFEAIPTTDIVAAPYDYLKPEEPTILVSFARSGNSPESVATVDIANQVVKNLRHLIITCAPEGQLAQSGAQDDKAFVMLMPALSNDKGFAMTGSFTCMTLASLLVFDDTHTNKAEMVEQMSAMGEQGIKLENEIKSLVDLEFNRVVYLGSGALSGLTREAQLKLLELTAGQVTTAFDSSLGFRHGPKSFVDEKTLVFTFISNDAYTAQYDVDILEEIKGNEIAVATVGIAQNTTTYSGQSMIIESEQLLPDAYLALPYIVIAQTFALLTSVKVENKPDTPSPTGTVNRVVQGVIIHELNK, from the coding sequence ATGTTTTTTAAAACAGATGAAGAATTGACAGACTTAGGAGCACTCATCACGACAAGAGAGATTGAACAGCAGCCTAAATTATGGCAAGAAACTTTTGATATTTATCAAAAAAATCAAGAGGAAATTAATAAATTTATTAATGACTTTGCAAAAGAGTCACAACAGAAGGTGCGAGTTGTTTTTACTGGTGCCGGGACCTCAGCTTATGTGGGGGATGTTGTTAAACCGCATTTAGTTCGCTATGGGGATAACGAGCGTTTTATTTTTGAAGCGATTCCAACAACTGATATTGTAGCAGCTCCTTACGATTATTTAAAACCTGAAGAGCCAACTATTTTAGTGTCGTTTGCAAGAAGTGGGAATAGTCCGGAAAGTGTAGCGACGGTTGATATTGCGAATCAAGTGGTGAAAAACTTACGACACTTAATCATTACATGTGCTCCAGAAGGACAATTAGCTCAATCCGGTGCTCAAGATGACAAAGCGTTTGTGATGTTAATGCCAGCTTTATCAAATGATAAAGGCTTTGCGATGACAGGAAGTTTCACGTGTATGACTTTAGCAAGCTTATTAGTTTTTGATGATACACATACCAATAAAGCCGAAATGGTTGAGCAAATGAGTGCCATGGGTGAACAAGGGATTAAACTTGAAAATGAAATTAAATCGTTAGTTGATTTAGAGTTTAATCGTGTGGTTTATCTAGGGTCAGGTGCGTTGTCTGGGTTAACGCGTGAAGCGCAATTAAAATTATTAGAATTAACTGCAGGTCAAGTGACGACAGCATTCGATTCTTCGTTAGGTTTTCGACATGGACCTAAATCATTTGTTGATGAAAAAACGCTAGTATTTACTTTCATTAGCAATGATGCTTACACAGCACAATATGATGTGGATATTTTAGAAGAAATTAAAGGGAATGAAATCGCTGTTGCTACAGTGGGAATTGCGCAAAATACGACCACGTATTCAGGTCAATCGATGATAATCGAGAGTGAACAATTGTTACCGGATGCGTATCTTGCTTTACCATATATTGTAATTGCTCAGACGTTTGCTTTATTAACATCAGTAAAGGTTGAGAATAAGCCAGATACACCATCTCCAACAGGGACTGTAAACCGTGTTGTTCAAGGCGTTATCATTCACGAATTAAATAAATAG
- the lacD gene encoding tagatose-bisphosphate aldolase, with the protein MKNLTEAQRKHMDNLSTEAGVIAALAIDQRGALRKMLAAEGYEGDVEQAAIEFKKLVSEELTPFASSILLDPEYGLPASEVRAEEAGLLLAYEQTGYDATEAGRFPDLITNMSAKRIKEAGADAVKFLLYYDVDEQAEINERKHAFVERIGSECVAEEIPFYLELLSYDATNEDNASAAFAKVKPHKVNKMMEEFSKPRYNVDVLKVEVPVNMKFVEGYAEGEVVYTREEALAAFKEQTESTDLPFIFLSAGVSAELFQETLRFAKEAGSTFNGVLCGRATWKDGVAIFVKEGETATREWLRTQGKANIVSLNEVLNETATSWRE; encoded by the coding sequence ATGAAAAATTTAACAGAAGCTCAAAGAAAACATATGGATAATTTGTCAACCGAAGCAGGAGTTATTGCTGCTTTAGCAATTGACCAACGTGGTGCTCTACGTAAAATGTTAGCAGCTGAAGGATATGAAGGTGATGTTGAACAAGCTGCGATTGAATTTAAAAAATTAGTATCAGAAGAATTAACCCCTTTTGCAAGCTCAATCTTATTGGATCCTGAGTACGGATTACCCGCTTCGGAGGTACGAGCAGAAGAAGCAGGGTTATTATTAGCATATGAGCAAACAGGTTATGATGCTACCGAAGCGGGACGTTTTCCGGATTTAATCACAAATATGTCGGCTAAACGTATTAAAGAAGCAGGCGCAGATGCTGTTAAATTCCTATTATACTATGATGTAGATGAACAGGCTGAAATTAACGAACGTAAGCATGCATTTGTTGAACGTATCGGTTCGGAATGTGTAGCAGAAGAAATTCCCTTCTATTTAGAGTTGTTATCATATGATGCTACTAATGAGGATAATGCAAGTGCAGCTTTTGCAAAAGTAAAACCTCATAAGGTTAACAAGATGATGGAAGAGTTTTCAAAACCTCGTTATAATGTGGATGTTTTAAAAGTTGAAGTACCAGTCAATATGAAATTTGTAGAAGGCTATGCTGAAGGAGAAGTTGTTTACACTCGTGAAGAAGCTTTAGCTGCTTTTAAAGAGCAAACAGAATCAACAGATTTACCATTTATCTTCTTAAGTGCGGGCGTTAGTGCGGAATTATTCCAAGAAACGTTACGTTTTGCTAAAGAAGCAGGTTCAACATTTAATGGCGTATTATGTGGTCGAGCAACTTGGAAAGATGGCGTGGCAATCTTCGTTAAAGAAGGAGAAACCGCAACTCGTGAATGGTTAAGAACACAAGGTAAAGCCAACATTGTGTCATTAAACGAAGTGTTAAACGAAACAGCTACTTCATGGCGTGAATAA
- a CDS encoding class II fructose-bisphosphate aldolase, translating into MALVSAAEMLKKAREGKYAVGAFNTNNLEWTKAILQGAQESNAPVMIQTSMGAAKYMGGYQLCVHMVEDLIESMGITVPVALHLDHGEYEDALKCIEVGYTSVMYDGSHLDFDTNIEQAKDVVAKAHAKGVSVECEVGSIGGEEDGIIGSGELADPQECKAMADTGIDFLAAGIGNIHGSYPENWTGLSFETLAEIAEITGGNLPLVLHGGSGIPLEQVQKAISLGVSKINVNTECQEVFAAATRKYIEEGKDLEGKGFDPRKLLAPGTEAVVELVKQRIEWFGSKDKA; encoded by the coding sequence ATGGCATTAGTATCAGCAGCAGAAATGTTGAAAAAAGCACGTGAAGGTAAATACGCAGTAGGAGCTTTCAACACAAACAACTTAGAGTGGACAAAAGCAATCTTACAAGGTGCGCAAGAATCTAACGCTCCAGTTATGATCCAAACATCTATGGGTGCAGCTAAATACATGGGTGGCTACCAATTATGTGTTCACATGGTGGAAGATTTAATCGAATCAATGGGAATCACTGTTCCTGTTGCATTACACTTAGACCACGGTGAATATGAAGATGCATTAAAATGTATCGAAGTTGGTTACACTTCAGTAATGTACGATGGTTCTCATTTAGACTTCGACACAAACATTGAACAAGCTAAAGACGTAGTTGCGAAAGCTCACGCTAAAGGCGTTTCAGTTGAATGTGAAGTTGGATCAATCGGTGGGGAAGAAGACGGTATCATCGGTTCTGGTGAATTAGCTGATCCTCAAGAATGTAAAGCAATGGCTGATACAGGAATTGACTTCTTAGCAGCAGGTATTGGTAACATTCACGGTTCATACCCAGAAAACTGGACTGGATTATCATTTGAAACTTTAGCTGAAATCGCTGAAATCACTGGTGGTAACTTACCATTAGTATTACACGGTGGTTCAGGTATTCCTTTAGAGCAAGTTCAAAAAGCTATCTCTTTAGGCGTTTCAAAAATCAACGTTAACACTGAATGTCAAGAAGTATTTGCAGCTGCAACACGTAAATACATCGAAGAAGGTAAAGACTTAGAAGGTAAAGGTTTTGACCCTCGTAAATTATTAGCTCCAGGAACTGAAGCGGTTGTTGAATTAGTTAAACAACGTATCGAATGGTTCGGTTCAAAAGATAAAGCTTAA
- a CDS encoding AAC(3) family N-acetyltransferase, which yields MRYQQLVKDLSQLGIKKSDIIVVHSSFNAIRGKNNSQITPLDVIKALQCTVSEGTLMIPTLSYESVRPEEPIFNLNETPACIGIIPETMRHVPNTFRSLHPTHSVTIWGKDAEKIAQQHQYDFSPVGANSPFREVKRRQGKIVMLGAPLARNTSLHGVEEMIQPDYLFRKHGTFRYDVILPDKTITIDSLRHDFSQHTQRYDRVLDLLSPDEYQYGKVIDADCYVMEAEAVWEKALAKLKEDIYYFVDKKE from the coding sequence ATGCGCTATCAACAACTCGTTAAAGATTTATCTCAACTAGGAATTAAAAAGTCTGACATTATTGTCGTACATTCTTCATTTAATGCTATCCGCGGAAAAAATAACTCACAAATCACACCATTAGACGTTATTAAAGCGTTACAGTGCACGGTCAGCGAAGGAACTTTGATGATTCCTACCTTAAGTTATGAAAGCGTTCGCCCTGAGGAACCTATTTTTAATTTAAACGAAACACCAGCTTGTATTGGTATTATTCCAGAAACAATGCGCCACGTTCCAAATACCTTTAGAAGCCTTCATCCTACACACAGCGTCACCATTTGGGGAAAAGATGCTGAGAAAATCGCCCAACAACATCAATATGATTTTTCACCAGTCGGGGCTAACTCGCCTTTTCGTGAGGTCAAACGACGCCAAGGAAAAATTGTAATGCTGGGTGCCCCACTAGCTCGTAACACGAGCCTGCATGGCGTAGAAGAAATGATTCAACCTGATTATTTATTTCGTAAACACGGAACATTTCGTTATGATGTCATTTTACCTGATAAAACGATTACGATTGATAGTTTACGTCATGACTTCAGCCAACATACACAACGCTATGACCGTGTCTTAGACTTACTATCACCTGATGAGTACCAATACGGAAAAGTTATAGACGCAGACTGTTATGTCATGGAAGCCGAAGCTGTTTGGGAAAAAGCTTTAGCAAAATTAAAAGAAGATATTTATTATTTTGTCGATAAAAAAGAATAA
- a CDS encoding glycoside hydrolase family 1 protein: MEHKQLKAFPKDFLWGSASAAYQVEGAWNEDGKGPSVWDEFVKIPGKTFKATNGELAVDHYHRYKEDIALMKEQGLKAYRFSIAWTRIFPNGRGELNQAGLDFYINLVDELIANGIEPLVTLYHWDLPQALQDEYMGWESRKVIDDFVNYASVLFETFRGKVKYWISLNEQNIFIQLGYLMAVHPPAVIDPKRMYEANHIANLANASVIKKFHEMNMPGQIGPSFAYTPNYSFDSNPMNVLAAEDTEDIMANFWLDVYAWGEYPIFAMNYLKEQGIAPTIEPGDMELLKEGKPDFLGVNYYQTATHVFNPLDGVGMGKMNTSGKKGSSEETGMPGVSKKVANPFIDRTNWDWEIDPQGLRVALRRMTSRYRMPILITENGLGEYDKITETNEIHDDYRIAYLSSHVKAIQEAITDGVTVLGYCTWSYTDLLSWLNGYQKRYGFVYVDQDETQNGSLTRYKKDSYYWYQNVIATNGEEL, encoded by the coding sequence ATGGAACACAAACAATTAAAAGCGTTTCCTAAAGACTTTTTGTGGGGATCAGCATCAGCGGCGTATCAAGTAGAAGGCGCATGGAATGAGGATGGTAAAGGGCCATCAGTTTGGGATGAATTTGTAAAAATTCCTGGTAAAACGTTTAAAGCTACAAACGGTGAGTTAGCGGTTGATCATTATCATCGTTATAAAGAAGACATCGCGTTAATGAAAGAACAAGGTTTAAAAGCGTATCGCTTTTCAATTGCTTGGACACGTATTTTTCCTAACGGCCGTGGTGAGCTCAATCAAGCTGGCTTAGATTTTTATATTAATTTAGTAGATGAATTGATTGCGAATGGTATTGAACCGTTAGTGACGTTATATCATTGGGATTTACCACAAGCTTTGCAAGATGAATATATGGGATGGGAATCTCGTAAAGTGATTGATGATTTCGTCAACTACGCGTCAGTTTTATTTGAAACATTCCGTGGTAAAGTAAAGTATTGGATTAGCTTGAATGAACAAAATATTTTTATTCAGTTAGGTTACTTAATGGCCGTTCACCCACCAGCAGTTATTGATCCTAAACGTATGTATGAAGCGAATCATATTGCCAATTTAGCGAATGCATCAGTCATTAAAAAATTCCATGAAATGAATATGCCAGGTCAAATCGGTCCAAGTTTTGCCTATACACCAAACTATTCATTTGATAGTAACCCAATGAATGTACTGGCAGCTGAAGATACCGAAGATATTATGGCGAATTTTTGGCTAGATGTTTATGCATGGGGTGAGTATCCAATCTTTGCGATGAACTATTTGAAAGAACAAGGCATCGCACCAACGATTGAACCAGGTGATATGGAGTTATTAAAAGAAGGGAAACCTGACTTCTTAGGCGTTAACTACTATCAAACAGCGACACATGTTTTCAATCCATTAGATGGTGTTGGCATGGGTAAAATGAATACAAGTGGTAAAAAAGGCTCAAGTGAAGAAACTGGAATGCCTGGTGTTTCTAAGAAAGTCGCTAATCCATTTATCGACCGTACAAACTGGGATTGGGAAATTGACCCGCAAGGTTTACGTGTCGCGCTACGTCGTATGACAAGCCGTTATCGTATGCCAATTTTAATTACGGAAAATGGTTTAGGAGAATACGACAAAATTACTGAAACAAATGAAATTCATGATGATTACCGCATTGCTTACTTAAGTAGTCACGTTAAAGCGATTCAAGAGGCAATCACAGATGGTGTAACAGTGTTAGGATACTGCACATGGTCATACACTGACTTATTAAGTTGGTTAAATGGCTATCAAAAACGTTATGGTTTTGTCTATGTTGACCAAGATGAAACGCAAAATGGTAGTTTAACACGTTATAAAAAAGATAGTTATTATTGGTATCAAAACGTGATTGCAACTAATGGAGAAGAGTTATAA
- a CDS encoding M3 family oligoendopeptidase: protein MTYAINWDLESIFPGGSSSPQLQARLDKLNTQITSFTELVETWDIHQDAPTFNELTNVIATIDEISKGFSQTGSFINAIQSADVHDKKAGTLFGSLQQLSATFQNAYNTFMEKVSNLTDDEWTTLEASPLANQQGLLFNLAEVREKGKKLLSKPEEKIINQLSIDGFNAWSSHYDTIVASIIIDYKGEKLSAGQAFNRMMGDNDASVRAELFELWEKTWAEKAPLFADTLNHLQGFRLANYELHNTTDFLETPLKYNRMQKETLDMMWQVITENKQLFIDFLTRKAQLFGKEKMEWQDQDAPIVLGDLEETRYTFDDAAEFIIENFAKFSPKMADFAQMAFEKSWIEAEDRPGKRPGGYCTGLAESQESRIFMTYGGSINEVATLAHELGHAYHSHVMWDLPGMSQDYAMNVAETASTFAELIVADATLKQAQSDLEKINLLDVKMQNAIAMFMNIHARFIFENNFHEARQSHVLSDEEITQLMLDAQKESYQDSLASYHPHFWASKLHFYIDDVPFYNFPYTFGYLFSLGIYAYAQQSEGNFEEDYIALLRDTASMTTEELAQKHLNVDLTEPDFWQNGINILKADIEEFMSLTEKYI from the coding sequence ATGACATATGCTATTAATTGGGATTTAGAATCAATTTTTCCAGGAGGTTCTTCATCACCACAGCTACAAGCACGTTTAGACAAACTTAACACACAAATCACATCTTTTACAGAATTAGTCGAAACATGGGATATTCATCAAGATGCCCCAACGTTTAACGAATTAACTAACGTCATCGCAACGATTGACGAGATCAGCAAGGGTTTTTCGCAAACTGGCAGTTTCATTAATGCCATCCAATCTGCTGACGTTCACGATAAAAAAGCTGGCACGCTTTTTGGAAGCCTTCAACAATTAAGCGCGACATTCCAAAATGCTTACAATACCTTTATGGAAAAAGTTTCAAACTTAACCGATGACGAATGGACAACACTAGAAGCAAGTCCCTTAGCCAACCAACAAGGGCTTTTATTTAACTTGGCTGAAGTTCGTGAAAAAGGAAAAAAATTATTGTCTAAACCAGAAGAAAAAATCATTAACCAATTATCAATCGATGGTTTCAATGCTTGGAGTTCACATTACGATACAATCGTCGCAAGTATTATCATTGATTATAAAGGCGAAAAATTATCAGCCGGTCAAGCCTTCAACCGTATGATGGGCGATAACGACGCAAGCGTTCGTGCCGAATTATTTGAGCTGTGGGAAAAAACTTGGGCCGAAAAAGCACCACTTTTCGCTGACACTCTAAACCACTTACAAGGGTTCCGTTTAGCTAATTATGAATTACATAACACAACTGACTTCTTAGAAACACCATTAAAATATAATCGCATGCAAAAAGAAACACTAGACATGATGTGGCAAGTGATTACCGAAAACAAACAACTATTCATCGACTTTTTAACACGCAAAGCCCAACTATTCGGTAAAGAAAAAATGGAGTGGCAAGATCAAGATGCGCCTATCGTCTTAGGGGATTTAGAAGAAACACGTTATACGTTTGATGATGCCGCTGAGTTTATTATCGAAAACTTTGCTAAATTTAGTCCTAAAATGGCTGACTTTGCCCAAATGGCATTTGAAAAGAGCTGGATTGAAGCTGAAGACCGTCCTGGCAAACGTCCTGGTGGTTACTGTACTGGTTTAGCTGAAAGCCAAGAATCACGTATTTTCATGACATACGGCGGTTCTATTAATGAAGTGGCAACCTTGGCCCATGAATTAGGTCATGCTTATCATAGCCATGTTATGTGGGATTTACCAGGTATGAGCCAAGATTATGCGATGAATGTAGCTGAAACAGCTAGTACCTTTGCCGAGTTAATCGTTGCTGACGCTACCTTAAAACAAGCACAATCTGATTTAGAAAAAATCAATTTATTAGATGTAAAAATGCAAAATGCGATTGCGATGTTTATGAATATTCATGCTCGTTTTATTTTTGAGAACAATTTCCATGAAGCGCGTCAATCGCACGTGTTATCTGATGAAGAAATCACGCAATTAATGTTGGATGCGCAAAAAGAATCTTACCAAGACTCATTAGCTTCTTACCACCCACATTTCTGGGCAAGCAAATTACATTTCTATATTGATGATGTACCATTTTATAACTTCCCTTATACATTCGGTTACTTATTCAGCCTAGGTATCTACGCGTACGCCCAACAATCTGAAGGCAACTTTGAGGAAGATTACATCGCCCTACTACGTGATACTGCTTCAATGACTACTGAAGAATTAGCACAAAAACACTTAAATGTTGATTTAACCGAACCAGACTTCTGGCAAAATGGTATCAATATCTTGAAAGCTGATATTGAGGAGTTTATGAGTTTGACTGAGAAGTATATTTAA